One window of Chamaesiphon minutus PCC 6605 genomic DNA carries:
- a CDS encoding sigma 54-interacting transcriptional regulator, translating into MSTKLVNWLESATELGMLPRDVLESIAGELEVLSVPAGCRVTVEDTPVTKLYILESGQAERYRRQRAGLMWATGLLPGAVVNLSALQRSQLTDSRIVTITECQFQTIAADRWLALVAKYPQITAAYAERLAGKLEQLEGEIAYDRDRQAALRTYLVPQAKRGIIGESRYAVKLRQQIRAAASDDRSVIISGEPGLEKDNIAALIHFGSKRRQQPVISLKSALITANGAELFGRVGGKPGLLEWLGEGTLILNDVQELPRELVPQIEQLLTTGNYTPIDREGQASLPPRASNARLILISESTQPTFNKVVKHQIKVPGLRVRKADLEAHVNYYLNIICRQKKLPKPQVTPEAIRRLQAYDFPGNLKELQGMVDRALLQAQGSKVLTEEVFWAQAAKKQLFRLNLLNAYPRLRQFLNSDWYPDRINYGFTAWVFPIVVAILFLAPQDRQHNFALNLFWAWWWPLILLLFPIIGRLWCAFCPFMIYGEIVQKLSLKFFPRTLKKWPRETAEKWGGWFLFGLFVLIFLWEELWNLENTAYLSSWLLLLITGGAVLFSLIFERRFWCRYLCPIGGMNGLFAKLSIVELRAQQGTCAAECTTYHCYKGGVGFGEGQTTNGCPIYSHPAQLTDNKDCVLCMTCLKACPHRSVELNLRPPGIELWTTHIPHAYEVALLFLLLGGIYLHRLPQINSLLGLQIDLTQFLPHLGLSIAAILLPTTIPFLAYIAMQGLYKLGNLEIIPFKFRKPLPFIDLAYGYLPLILGGNLAHYFKLGLAEGGQIIPITFATFGLTGNNLPSFVAHPAVITFLQGITLVLALLTTFFLTQKIAKRPMRSIVPQHLASICLVVTLWIAIVGK; encoded by the coding sequence ATGTCTACAAAATTAGTTAATTGGTTAGAATCGGCTACCGAACTGGGGATGTTGCCGCGCGATGTTTTAGAATCGATCGCTGGCGAACTGGAAGTATTATCAGTACCAGCAGGCTGTCGGGTAACGGTTGAAGATACCCCTGTTACTAAGTTATACATCCTCGAATCGGGACAAGCCGAGCGGTATCGTCGCCAACGGGCGGGGTTGATGTGGGCGACGGGGTTATTGCCCGGTGCGGTGGTAAATTTATCGGCGTTGCAGCGATCTCAACTGACCGATAGCCGGATTGTCACGATTACGGAATGCCAGTTTCAGACGATTGCAGCCGATCGCTGGCTGGCATTAGTTGCCAAATATCCGCAGATTACCGCTGCCTATGCCGAGCGATTGGCAGGTAAATTAGAACAGCTCGAAGGAGAAATTGCTTACGATCGCGACAGGCAAGCGGCGTTGCGGACTTATTTGGTGCCCCAAGCCAAGCGGGGGATTATTGGCGAGAGTCGGTATGCAGTTAAACTCCGCCAACAAATTCGCGCCGCAGCAAGCGACGATCGATCGGTCATTATTTCGGGAGAGCCAGGTTTAGAGAAAGATAATATTGCTGCGCTGATTCATTTTGGTTCTAAGCGTCGTCAACAGCCAGTTATTAGTCTCAAAAGTGCCTTAATTACTGCGAATGGTGCCGAACTCTTTGGGCGCGTGGGTGGCAAACCAGGATTATTAGAATGGTTGGGTGAAGGGACATTAATTTTAAATGACGTTCAGGAATTGCCGCGAGAATTAGTACCGCAAATCGAGCAATTATTAACTACTGGAAACTATACGCCGATCGATCGAGAGGGGCAAGCTTCGCTACCACCACGAGCGAGTAATGCACGCTTGATTCTCATCTCTGAGAGCACGCAACCGACGTTTAATAAGGTTGTCAAGCACCAGATTAAAGTGCCGGGATTGCGGGTGCGGAAGGCCGATTTAGAGGCACATGTTAATTATTATCTCAACATCATTTGTCGGCAAAAAAAGTTACCCAAACCACAAGTTACGCCAGAAGCAATTCGGCGGCTACAAGCTTATGATTTTCCTGGTAATTTAAAAGAATTGCAAGGGATGGTCGATCGAGCTTTATTACAAGCCCAAGGTAGCAAGGTATTGACAGAGGAAGTATTTTGGGCACAGGCAGCTAAAAAGCAATTATTTCGGCTGAATTTACTCAATGCTTATCCTCGGTTGCGACAGTTTTTAAATAGCGATTGGTATCCCGATCGCATTAATTATGGTTTTACGGCGTGGGTATTTCCGATCGTTGTCGCGATTTTGTTTCTGGCTCCTCAAGATCGCCAACACAACTTCGCACTCAATCTATTTTGGGCGTGGTGGTGGCCGTTAATTTTATTATTATTTCCAATTATCGGTCGGTTGTGGTGTGCGTTTTGTCCATTTATGATTTATGGCGAGATCGTTCAGAAGCTTTCGCTGAAGTTTTTTCCCAGAACGCTCAAAAAGTGGCCGCGCGAGACAGCCGAAAAATGGGGCGGTTGGTTTCTATTTGGATTATTTGTCCTAATTTTTCTATGGGAGGAACTGTGGAATCTAGAAAATACGGCTTATTTATCTAGCTGGTTGTTGCTACTGATTACTGGTGGCGCGGTACTGTTTTCGCTAATTTTTGAACGACGCTTTTGGTGTCGTTATTTATGCCCGATCGGGGGTATGAATGGTTTATTTGCCAAGCTGTCGATCGTCGAGTTACGCGCGCAACAAGGCACTTGTGCCGCAGAATGTACTACTTATCACTGTTATAAAGGTGGTGTCGGTTTTGGGGAGGGACAGACGACAAATGGCTGTCCGATTTATTCGCATCCAGCGCAATTAACTGACAATAAAGATTGCGTACTGTGTATGACTTGTCTCAAAGCTTGTCCTCATCGATCGGTAGAATTAAATCTCCGTCCGCCCGGAATCGAACTGTGGACGACGCATATCCCTCATGCTTATGAGGTAGCTTTATTATTTCTATTATTAGGCGGAATTTATCTCCATCGTTTGCCGCAGATTAACTCTCTATTAGGATTGCAAATAGACTTAACTCAATTTTTGCCACATCTAGGACTCTCGATCGCGGCAATCTTACTACCTACGACGATCCCATTTTTAGCTTATATTGCAATGCAAGGATTATATAAGCTAGGCAACTTAGAAATAATTCCTTTTAAATTTCGTAAGCCTTTACCATTTATCGATTTGGCCTATGGCTATTTACCGCTGATATTAGGTGGAAATTTAGCTCATTATTTTAAATTAGGTTTAGCAGAAGGCGGACAAATTATCCCTATTACATTTGCGACATTTGGATTGACTGGCAATAATTTACCAAGCTTTGTCGCGCACCCAGCAGTCATTACCTTTCTCCAAGGCATCACTTTAGTTTTAGCATTACTAACTACCTTTTTCCTCACTCAAAAGATTGCTAAACGACCAATGAGATCGATCGTGCCCCAACATCTCGCAAGTATCTGTCTGGTAGTAACTCTGTGGATCGCGATCGTCGGCAAGTAA
- a CDS encoding 2Fe-2S iron-sulfur cluster-binding protein codes for MVSVTVHFLPDKVTVTAEPGEPLLNVAERAGITIPTGCLMGSCYACEVEIEGQENPVRACLASVPNESVLIIHRYDDPIW; via the coding sequence ATGGTATCAGTCACCGTTCATTTTTTACCAGATAAAGTCACCGTTACCGCCGAACCGGGCGAACCATTACTCAACGTTGCCGAGCGCGCGGGAATTACAATTCCGACTGGTTGTTTGATGGGTTCTTGTTATGCCTGCGAAGTGGAAATTGAAGGGCAAGAAAACCCCGTGCGAGCTTGTCTGGCAAGCGTCCCTAACGAATCGGTACTCATCATCCACCGTTATGACGATCCGATTTGGTAA
- a CDS encoding class I SAM-dependent methyltransferase, with product MEASPAQISQAVQNLYDTYPFPPEPLLDEPPPGFNWRWQWDAAYNFCTGQMPQRRNVRILDAGCGTGVSTDSLVHLNPEARVTAIDLSPGALKVAQERCARSGATRVEFHHLSLFDVAQIPGEFDLINSVGVIHHTPHPIRAIQALASKLAPGGLMHIFVYGELGRWEIELMQKAIGMLQGDKRGDYQDGVKIGRAVFGSLPENNRILKREKERWAIENHKDECFADMYVHPQEIDYNIETLFELIDASGLDFVDFSNPEFWSLERLLAKAPEALERAQKLDIRAQYRLIELLDPDVAHYEFFLSKPPLPNSIDWSHDETFLAAIPHRHPCIEGWESKNVFNCDWKLFNLTDAEFAFMQACDRNHQQLTVGELLESSELSLEDVQSFLANKLIMLKVKN from the coding sequence ATGGAAGCAAGTCCCGCCCAAATTAGTCAAGCCGTCCAAAATCTGTACGATACCTATCCCTTCCCCCCAGAACCGCTCCTCGACGAGCCGCCCCCAGGGTTTAACTGGCGATGGCAGTGGGACGCGGCTTACAATTTTTGTACCGGACAGATGCCACAGCGGCGGAATGTGCGGATTCTGGATGCGGGTTGCGGTACGGGCGTGAGTACCGATAGCTTGGTGCATCTCAATCCCGAAGCACGAGTTACCGCGATCGATCTCAGTCCTGGCGCGCTCAAAGTCGCCCAAGAACGCTGCGCGCGATCGGGTGCAACCAGAGTAGAGTTTCATCATCTGAGCCTGTTCGATGTCGCCCAGATCCCTGGGGAATTCGACCTGATTAACTCGGTGGGAGTAATTCACCATACCCCCCACCCAATTCGGGCCATTCAAGCCTTGGCGAGCAAATTAGCCCCCGGTGGGTTGATGCACATTTTCGTCTATGGCGAGTTGGGACGGTGGGAGATCGAATTAATGCAAAAAGCGATCGGGATGTTGCAAGGCGACAAGCGCGGCGACTATCAAGATGGCGTCAAAATCGGTCGCGCTGTTTTTGGATCTTTGCCCGAAAATAATCGCATTCTCAAGCGAGAAAAAGAACGCTGGGCGATCGAGAATCACAAGGATGAATGCTTCGCCGATATGTACGTTCACCCGCAAGAAATCGATTATAATATCGAGACATTATTTGAATTAATCGATGCCTCTGGCTTAGATTTTGTCGATTTTTCCAATCCTGAATTTTGGAGTCTGGAGCGACTTTTAGCCAAAGCACCCGAAGCACTAGAACGCGCTCAAAAGTTAGACATTCGCGCCCAATATCGGCTGATCGAACTCCTCGATCCAGATGTGGCTCACTATGAGTTTTTCCTCTCTAAACCACCGCTGCCTAACTCGATCGATTGGTCGCACGACGAAACTTTCTTGGCAGCAATTCCCCATCGTCACCCCTGTATTGAAGGTTGGGAAAGTAAAAATGTCTTTAATTGCGATTGGAAATTGTTCAATCTGACCGATGCTGAGTTTGCTTTTATGCAAGCTTGCGATCGAAATCATCAACAATTAACGGTCGGTGAGTTATTAGAATCGAGCGAGCTTTCGCTGGAAGATGTTCAGTCGTTTCTAGCAAATAAATTGATTATGTTGAAAGTCAAAAATTAA
- a CDS encoding prolyl hydroxylase family protein: MDLIATKIDDGIFTIDSVFSPGECQSLIDRAEAIGFEAATVRTTDGPMMMTNIRNNDRVMMEDPALASQMWQRIQHLLPTIDSSLPCSVDPQLRFYRYHPGQQFRRHKDGAVTNSLGQTSKLSYLIYLNDACEGGDTAFREYYAVDGISHKQEFIVTPTVGMALLFRHERRHEGTPVTAGVKYVLRSDVLYA; this comes from the coding sequence ATGGATCTAATTGCAACCAAAATCGATGATGGTATATTTACGATCGATTCTGTTTTTTCACCCGGCGAATGTCAATCATTAATCGATCGAGCTGAAGCGATTGGATTTGAAGCAGCCACCGTCAGAACGACAGATGGCCCGATGATGATGACCAACATCCGAAATAACGATCGGGTTATGATGGAAGACCCGGCATTGGCAAGTCAGATGTGGCAGCGCATTCAGCATCTGCTACCCACAATCGACTCATCGCTGCCTTGCAGTGTCGATCCACAATTGCGATTTTATCGATACCATCCCGGACAACAATTTAGAAGACATAAAGATGGTGCTGTTACCAATTCATTAGGACAAACTAGCAAACTCTCATATCTGATTTATTTGAACGATGCTTGTGAGGGTGGCGATACAGCATTTCGAGAATATTATGCTGTCGATGGCATCAGCCACAAGCAAGAATTTATTGTCACACCCACCGTGGGGATGGCATTGCTATTTCGGCACGAACGGCGGCACGAAGGTACTCCAGTAACTGCTGGCGTCAAGTACGTATTGAGATCGGATGTCTTGTACGCTTAA
- a CDS encoding S-methyl-5'-thioadenosine phosphorylase: MSDIKIGIIGGSGLYQMSALTNVREVSVETPFGKPSDNLIVGELDGVEVAFLARHGRNHHLTPTEVPYRANIYAMKQIGVEYLISASAVGSLQAEVKPLDLVLPDQFIDRTKSRTSTFFGKGIVGHIAFGDPICHQLSGVLADSIESLNLPDISLHKGGTYVCMEGPAFSTKAESNMYRMLGGTIIGMTNLPEAKLAREAEIAYATLALATDYDCWHPDHDSVTVDMIIANLHKNASNAQQVIQQTVRKLSANLFVSDAHSALKYTIITPLDKVPDATKQKLELLLKKYL; this comes from the coding sequence ATGAGCGATATCAAAATTGGAATTATTGGTGGTAGCGGACTTTACCAGATGTCCGCTTTAACTAATGTACGTGAGGTGAGTGTCGAAACACCTTTTGGTAAACCTTCGGACAATCTTATCGTTGGCGAGCTAGATGGCGTCGAAGTTGCTTTCTTGGCGCGGCACGGACGCAATCATCATCTGACGCCTACAGAAGTTCCGTATCGCGCTAATATTTATGCGATGAAACAAATCGGTGTCGAGTACCTGATTTCGGCATCGGCTGTCGGCTCGTTGCAAGCGGAAGTTAAGCCATTAGATTTAGTATTACCAGACCAATTTATCGATCGCACTAAAAGCCGAACGAGTACTTTTTTTGGCAAGGGAATTGTCGGTCATATTGCCTTTGGCGATCCGATTTGTCATCAATTATCGGGCGTTTTGGCAGACTCGATCGAGTCGTTAAATTTACCAGATATTAGTTTGCACAAAGGTGGAACTTATGTGTGTATGGAAGGGCCAGCCTTTTCTACCAAAGCTGAATCTAATATGTATCGAATGCTAGGGGGTACGATTATTGGCATGACTAATTTACCCGAAGCAAAATTGGCTAGAGAAGCAGAGATTGCTTATGCCACCTTAGCATTAGCTACTGACTACGATTGTTGGCATCCAGACCATGATAGTGTCACTGTGGATATGATAATCGCGAATCTCCACAAAAATGCTAGTAATGCTCAACAGGTAATTCAACAAACAGTGCGAAAACTGAGTGCAAATTTATTTGTTTCGGATGCACATTCTGCGCTTAAGTATACAATTATCACACCGCTGGACAAGGTACCAGATGCGACCAAGCAGAAGTTGGAATTATTACTGAAAAAATACCTGTAA
- the sat gene encoding sulfate adenylyltransferase encodes MSQRSGIAPHGGELVNRIATPAQKAEFLSKAEHLPRVELDERAFSDLVMIAIGAFSPLTGFMPEADYNNVVPNMRLANGLPWSIPITLSVTEAVAAPLEIGSLVRLDDNTGRFVGVLELSEKYTYDKKQEAINVYRTDDEKHPGVKVVYDQGNVNLAGAVWLLEREAHPQFPTYQIDPAASRAQFQAKGWNTIVGFQTRNPIHRAHEYIQKCAMETVDGLFLHPLVGATKEDDIPADVRMRCYEIILEHYYPSDRVILGINPAAMRYAGPREAIFHALIRKNYGCTHFIVGRDHAGVGDYYGTYDAQYIFSEFEPGELGITPMMFEHAFYCKVTKSMATTKTSPSTPEQRVHLSGTKVRELLRKGELPPPEFSRPEVAAELIRAMQGNT; translated from the coding sequence TTGAGTCAGCGTTCTGGTATTGCACCTCACGGTGGTGAATTGGTGAATCGCATCGCCACCCCCGCTCAAAAAGCCGAATTTCTAAGTAAAGCCGAACATTTACCTAGAGTCGAATTAGACGAACGGGCATTTTCCGATCTAGTTATGATTGCGATCGGTGCATTTAGTCCACTGACTGGGTTTATGCCAGAAGCAGACTATAACAACGTCGTCCCCAACATGCGGTTGGCGAATGGATTGCCTTGGTCGATTCCGATTACACTTTCAGTTACTGAAGCTGTAGCCGCACCTTTAGAAATCGGCTCGCTCGTGCGTTTGGATGATAACACGGGTCGATTTGTCGGCGTGTTAGAGCTATCGGAAAAATATACTTACGACAAGAAACAAGAGGCGATTAATGTCTACCGCACGGATGACGAAAAGCATCCCGGCGTCAAAGTCGTTTACGACCAAGGTAATGTTAATTTAGCGGGTGCAGTCTGGTTATTAGAACGCGAAGCACATCCGCAATTTCCCACTTATCAAATCGATCCTGCGGCCTCCCGCGCGCAGTTCCAAGCCAAAGGCTGGAATACGATCGTCGGATTTCAAACCCGCAACCCGATTCACCGCGCGCATGAATACATCCAAAAGTGTGCGATGGAAACCGTCGATGGTTTGTTCTTGCATCCCTTAGTCGGCGCGACGAAGGAAGATGACATCCCCGCAGATGTGCGGATGCGTTGCTACGAGATCATCTTAGAACATTACTATCCTAGCGATCGCGTAATTCTGGGTATCAATCCCGCTGCCATGCGTTATGCTGGGCCGCGCGAAGCTATTTTCCACGCTCTAATTCGCAAAAATTACGGTTGTACCCATTTTATCGTCGGTCGCGATCATGCAGGTGTCGGTGACTACTATGGTACCTACGACGCTCAATATATTTTTAGCGAATTTGAACCAGGCGAACTCGGCATTACGCCAATGATGTTCGAGCACGCGTTCTACTGCAAAGTTACCAAATCGATGGCAACTACCAAAACCAGTCCCAGTACTCCCGAACAACGAGTGCATTTGTCAGGAACGAAAGTCCGCGAACTGCTACGCAAAGGCGAACTACCACCACCAGAATTTTCGCGTCCAGAAGTTGCCGCCGAATTGATTCGTGCCATGCAAGGGAACACATAG